The following are from one region of the Hydrogenimonas sp. SS33 genome:
- the nrfD gene encoding NrfD/PsrC family molybdoenzyme membrane anchor subunit, protein MLEHAHAATQAVVTLDVELPGIVWGWMITLNMWAKSIATGAILVGVYLLKKYGDRVGSVKTLMPVVSFIFLNIFLLFTLLDLHHPFRMLNIFLHPHWTSAITVGAWLATVLTGIIFVMAAGRLLHKLDDDQYNKLMWAAFIFAIPVTLYTATIMGEAAARELWQTPTELFQMAMAAFIGGSATYLILGVGDQNVKRDLGIILGVSASLSLIVYLGEYYFGAMKAEEVAATIAFVKEGGAYHTMFWVGQTLGYILPILLVIFGLKEKNNSLLALASVLALVGLWIAKHVWLVIPQLLNLS, encoded by the coding sequence ATGTTGGAACATGCACATGCCGCAACCCAGGCGGTGGTGACGCTGGACGTCGAACTTCCCGGCATCGTCTGGGGATGGATGATTACCCTGAACATGTGGGCCAAGAGTATCGCCACCGGAGCGATCCTGGTGGGCGTCTATCTTTTGAAAAAGTATGGTGACCGTGTCGGGAGCGTCAAGACGCTGATGCCCGTGGTCTCGTTCATCTTCCTGAACATCTTCCTGCTCTTCACGCTGCTCGACCTGCACCACCCCTTCAGAATGCTCAACATCTTCCTGCATCCGCACTGGACGTCGGCCATTACCGTGGGTGCCTGGCTGGCGACCGTTCTGACCGGTATCATCTTCGTGATGGCGGCCGGCAGACTGTTGCACAAGCTGGACGACGATCAGTACAACAAACTGATGTGGGCCGCCTTCATCTTCGCCATTCCGGTTACGCTCTATACGGCGACCATCATGGGTGAAGCGGCGGCGCGCGAACTGTGGCAGACTCCGACCGAACTCTTCCAGATGGCCATGGCGGCCTTCATCGGCGGTTCCGCAACCTACCTGATCCTCGGAGTCGGCGACCAGAACGTCAAGCGTGACCTGGGTATCATCCTGGGTGTCAGCGCCTCATTGTCGCTGATCGTCTACCTCGGCGAGTACTATTTCGGCGCCATGAAAGCCGAAGAGGTCGCCGCGACCATCGCATTCGTCAAAGAGGGCGGTGCCTACCACACCATGTTCTGGGTCGGACAGACGCTCGGTTACATCCTGCCGATTCTTCTGGTCATCTTCGGACTGAAAGAGAAAAACAACAGCCTTCTCGCGTTGGCGTCGGTTCTGGCACTGGTGGGCCTCTGGATCGCCAAACATGTATGGCTGGTCATTCCGCAGCTGTTGAATCTTAGCTAA
- a CDS encoding ATP-binding protein — translation MLNRYYKLSQIFFINFMLLLGGVLAVATIVIYYSVQQIEIKQYTGRLRSEIAYVQRQIRRGNEPAQLAKTLEELTGRPLRVTLIDWEGRPLFDNRVDRGRLGNQGSRPEVAEAKRKGFATAVRYSSTDGKDYLYVAKKIDRANRPVILRLSLPLDTVMGDFQRLWVRIALVFLAALLAGLYLSWVIRWRIDEELEKITDFLRHLAQKHYSAPFLPGFTAEFRTIGKLLKKLARRLEKNERKRRKYIARLRLIGRQRSDVISAIGHEFKNPVAAIMGYTETLLEDPGLSADMRRKFLERIEQNSRRIIGMIDRLSFVARLEGHEIEPQMSRFDIQKVLIEAVAAMEQKYPQRKIRCETAPMVVEADRTMMEMVVVNLIDNALKYSDEDVEVTLVEGRLCVKDSGRGIAPKDLQRVTEKYYRVEKNSWDNSMGLGLAIVSYILKLHGTQLHIDSAPGVGTTICFDIPACDENDPNQKK, via the coding sequence GTGTTGAACCGCTACTACAAACTCTCCCAAATCTTTTTCATCAACTTCATGCTTCTGCTGGGCGGGGTATTGGCTGTGGCTACCATTGTCATCTACTACTCCGTCCAGCAGATTGAAATCAAACAATATACCGGCCGGCTCAGGAGTGAAATCGCCTATGTGCAGAGGCAAATACGCAGGGGGAACGAACCTGCGCAATTGGCCAAAACATTGGAAGAGCTGACCGGCAGGCCGCTCCGGGTGACACTCATCGATTGGGAAGGCAGGCCGCTTTTTGACAACAGGGTCGATAGAGGGCGGCTTGGGAATCAGGGCAGCCGTCCGGAAGTTGCGGAGGCGAAACGCAAAGGGTTCGCCACCGCGGTGCGCTACTCCTCCACGGACGGGAAAGATTATCTCTATGTCGCCAAAAAAATCGACCGTGCGAACCGGCCCGTCATTCTTCGCCTCTCCCTGCCGCTGGATACGGTGATGGGTGATTTTCAGCGGCTCTGGGTGCGGATCGCCCTCGTCTTTTTGGCGGCACTGTTGGCGGGCCTCTATCTGAGCTGGGTGATTCGCTGGCGCATCGACGAAGAGTTGGAGAAGATCACCGACTTTCTTCGCCATCTGGCCCAAAAACACTATTCGGCGCCTTTTCTTCCCGGATTTACGGCGGAATTTAGGACCATCGGAAAACTGCTCAAAAAGCTGGCGAGACGCCTGGAAAAGAATGAACGCAAACGGCGCAAATATATCGCCAGGCTCCGGTTGATCGGACGGCAGCGCAGCGACGTCATCTCCGCCATCGGCCATGAATTCAAAAACCCCGTGGCGGCGATCATGGGATATACCGAAACGCTGTTGGAAGACCCGGGTCTTTCGGCCGACATGCGCAGAAAATTTCTCGAAAGAATCGAACAAAACAGTCGAAGAATCATCGGCATGATCGACCGGCTCAGCTTCGTCGCCAGGCTTGAAGGACACGAAATCGAACCGCAGATGAGCCGTTTCGATATCCAAAAGGTACTCATTGAGGCGGTGGCGGCGATGGAACAGAAATATCCCCAACGAAAGATACGCTGCGAAACGGCGCCGATGGTGGTGGAGGCCGACCGGACCATGATGGAGATGGTGGTGGTCAACCTGATCGACAATGCCCTCAAATATTCCGACGAGGATGTGGAAGTTACCCTGGTAGAGGGGCGCCTCTGTGTCAAAGACAGCGGCCGCGGCATCGCCCCGAAAGATTTACAGAGGGTGACCGAAAAGTATTACCGGGTCGAAAAGAACAGCTGGGACAACTCCATGGGGCTCGGGTTGGCCATCGTATCCTATATATTGAAACTCCACGGGACCCAACTCCATATCGACTCCGCGCCGGGGGTCGGGACGACCATCTGTTTCGACATTCCCGCATGTGACGAAAATGACCCCAATCAAAAAAAGTGA
- a CDS encoding 4Fe-4S dicluster domain-containing protein translates to MKLGFLVDLSLCMGCKGCEVSCKVENEVPIGMWRLRVKYVDVGTFPEAKRTFTPLRCNHCESAPCERICPVSALHYLENGIVNVDKERCIGCAGCVMACPYGAIYIDPETNSADKCTYCAHRIAGGMMPACVVACPVEANIFGDLDDPTSNISKYIMEHQGDVKVRKPEKNTHPKHFYVGGGEVNLNPLASERIEGYNLFNKITHLKHIGGH, encoded by the coding sequence ATGAAGCTCGGCTTTTTGGTAGACCTCTCGCTTTGCATGGGATGCAAAGGGTGCGAGGTCTCTTGTAAAGTGGAAAATGAAGTTCCCATCGGAATGTGGCGCCTGCGGGTCAAGTACGTGGATGTGGGAACCTTCCCCGAAGCGAAGCGGACCTTCACGCCGCTGCGCTGCAACCACTGTGAAAGCGCCCCCTGCGAGCGCATCTGCCCCGTCAGTGCGCTGCACTATCTCGAAAACGGCATCGTCAACGTCGACAAGGAGCGATGCATCGGCTGCGCCGGCTGTGTCATGGCGTGCCCCTACGGTGCCATTTACATCGACCCGGAGACCAATTCGGCCGACAAGTGTACCTACTGCGCCCACCGTATCGCCGGCGGCATGATGCCCGCCTGTGTCGTCGCCTGCCCCGTCGAAGCTAACATCTTCGGCGATCTGGACGACCCGACCAGCAACATCAGCAAATACATTATGGAACATCAGGGCGATGTGAAGGTGCGCAAACCCGAAAAGAACACGCATCCGAAGCATTTCTACGTCGGCGGCGGCGAAGTCAACCTGAACCCGCTGGCCAGCGAGCGTATCGAAGGGTACAACCTCTTCAACAAAATCACGCACCTGAAACATATAGGAGGTCACTGA
- a CDS encoding response regulator transcription factor, with protein MALIVVIEDEPDLLELLEYHLLKEGYDVFASFSTKAVEKLLEEEMPALMIVDRNLPGVEGSEFVADLRRNGIDVPVIFLSAKSSEQEIEEGFERGADDYVTKPFNFKELIHRIKAVLRRSKPEEGGILSFRDIVVKPALREVTVGGRKVELTPLEFNLLLELIKNRQIVLSREELFDRVWGAEGEYRGKTVNVAVTRLKEKIDPDKQKHYIRSVRGVGYQMC; from the coding sequence TTGGCGCTGATTGTCGTCATCGAAGACGAACCTGACCTCCTGGAACTGCTCGAGTACCACCTGTTAAAAGAGGGATATGACGTCTTCGCCTCCTTCTCGACCAAGGCGGTAGAGAAACTGTTGGAGGAGGAGATGCCGGCTCTGATGATCGTGGATCGGAACCTCCCCGGCGTGGAAGGGAGTGAATTTGTCGCGGATCTTCGCCGCAACGGGATCGATGTTCCTGTCATTTTTCTCAGTGCCAAATCCTCCGAGCAGGAGATCGAAGAGGGATTCGAACGGGGTGCCGACGATTATGTGACCAAACCCTTCAATTTCAAAGAGCTGATCCATCGAATCAAGGCGGTACTTCGGCGCAGCAAACCCGAAGAGGGCGGCATCCTAAGCTTCCGTGACATTGTCGTTAAGCCTGCCCTCCGGGAAGTGACGGTCGGAGGCAGAAAAGTCGAGCTGACCCCTCTTGAATTCAACCTTCTGCTTGAACTGATCAAAAACAGGCAGATCGTCCTGAGCCGTGAAGAACTTTTCGACCGTGTATGGGGTGCAGAGGGGGAGTATCGGGGCAAGACGGTCAACGTTGCCGTTACCCGGCTCAAAGAGAAGATCGACCCCGACAAGCAAAAACACTACATCCGATCGGTTCGGGGCGTAGGGTATCAGATGTGTTGA
- a CDS encoding inorganic phosphate transporter, with protein sequence MEINTFAKIQKKAEKKSRGDFLRLGLSLIFMAIVLIATWNKIPGNPFLAVAAVFGAYMAMNIGANDVANNVGPAVGSKALTMMGAIIIAAIFESAGALIAGADVTGTIKKGIIDIHAFAHPEYFVWAMTAALLAAALWLNLATWLKAPVSTTHSIVGGVMGGGIAAGGTFAIVHWGTMGKIAASWVISPILGGIIAAGFLYAIKKTILYQTDTKEAAMKLVPLYVAIMGWAFVTYLIMKGLKHMVKVGFPTAAGIGVLGAVVIFVLVKGAIRKYEHTVTNERESVNRLFTIPLIFAAALLSFAHGANDVANAVGPLAGIYSALAHDAVSAKAAIPLWVMVIGAVGISLGLALYGPKLIKTVGSEITELDQVRAFSIALAAAITVILASQLGLPVSSTHIALGGVFGVGFLREWLDRTQRLEYRIKEEREKLEALKSKLEAYRKELETLEAKETKSQQDYERIVHLFEIIGEHEKRIKKESKALKNVYKTKYVQRAAVQKIVAAWLITVPAAGVVAAVIFYIIKGMMV encoded by the coding sequence ATGGAAATCAACACTTTTGCGAAAATACAGAAAAAGGCAGAGAAGAAGAGCCGGGGCGACTTTCTGCGCCTGGGGCTCTCTCTCATCTTCATGGCGATCGTACTGATCGCCACATGGAACAAGATTCCGGGCAACCCCTTCCTGGCCGTCGCCGCGGTCTTCGGCGCCTACATGGCCATGAACATCGGCGCCAACGACGTCGCCAACAATGTCGGCCCCGCCGTCGGCTCCAAAGCGCTGACGATGATGGGCGCCATCATCATCGCGGCCATTTTCGAGTCCGCCGGCGCCCTGATCGCCGGTGCCGACGTCACGGGAACCATCAAGAAAGGGATCATCGACATCCACGCCTTCGCCCACCCCGAATACTTCGTCTGGGCGATGACGGCGGCCCTGCTGGCGGCGGCACTGTGGCTCAACCTGGCCACATGGCTCAAAGCCCCCGTCTCTACGACCCACTCGATCGTGGGCGGCGTCATGGGGGGCGGCATCGCCGCGGGCGGAACCTTCGCCATCGTCCACTGGGGCACCATGGGCAAGATCGCCGCGAGCTGGGTCATCTCCCCGATCCTGGGCGGCATCATCGCGGCGGGCTTCCTCTACGCCATCAAAAAGACGATCCTCTACCAAACCGACACCAAAGAGGCGGCCATGAAGCTGGTCCCCCTCTATGTGGCCATCATGGGGTGGGCATTCGTCACCTACCTCATCATGAAGGGGCTCAAGCATATGGTGAAGGTGGGCTTCCCCACCGCCGCGGGCATCGGCGTTCTGGGGGCGGTCGTCATCTTCGTTCTGGTCAAGGGTGCTATTAGAAAATACGAACATACCGTCACCAACGAACGCGAGAGCGTCAACCGCCTCTTCACCATCCCCCTCATCTTCGCGGCGGCCCTGCTCAGTTTCGCCCACGGCGCCAACGACGTCGCCAACGCCGTCGGACCCCTGGCGGGCATCTACTCGGCCCTGGCGCACGATGCGGTCAGCGCCAAAGCGGCGATTCCGCTGTGGGTCATGGTCATCGGCGCCGTCGGTATCTCCCTGGGGCTCGCCCTCTATGGCCCGAAACTCATCAAAACCGTCGGCAGCGAAATCACCGAACTGGACCAGGTCCGCGCCTTTTCCATCGCCCTGGCAGCGGCCATCACCGTCATCCTCGCCTCCCAGCTCGGCCTGCCCGTCAGCTCCACCCACATCGCCCTGGGCGGCGTTTTCGGCGTCGGTTTCCTGCGTGAGTGGCTCGACAGGACCCAGCGGCTCGAATACCGCATCAAAGAGGAGCGGGAAAAGCTGGAAGCGTTGAAAAGCAAACTGGAAGCCTACAGAAAAGAGCTCGAAACCCTGGAGGCGAAAGAGACCAAATCCCAGCAGGATTACGAGCGGATCGTCCATCTCTTCGAAATCATCGGAGAGCATGAAAAACGGATCAAGAAAGAGAGCAAAGCGCTCAAAAACGTCTACAAGACCAAATATGTCCAGCGTGCGGCGGTCCAGAAGATCGTCGCGGCGTGGCTCATCACCGTCCCCGCCGCCGGCGTGGTCGCCGCCGTCATCTTCTATATCATCAAAGGGATGATGGTCTAA